Part of the Georgenia sp. TF02-10 genome, CCAGGGTTGACCCCGCCCGCGCCGCGCACCCACCGCGGCGCCGCTGGCAGACTCGACCGGGTGCGCGACCTGACTGCCCTGCCCAAGGCCCACCTGCACCTGCACTTCACCGGGTCGTTGCGCATCAGCACCCTCGCCGAGCTCGCCGCGGAGCAGGGCATCCGGCTGCCGGGCCACCTCGTCGACGCCGACCCGCTGCGGGTTCCGTCCTCGGAGCGGGGCTGGTTCCGGTTCCAGCGCTCCTACGACACCGCCCGGGCCGTGGTGCGCTCGGAGGCGGCGCTGCGCCGGGTGGTGCGCGAGGCGGTGGCCGACGACGCGGCGGAGGGTTCGCACCGGCTGGAGATCCAGGTGGACCCCACCTCCTACGCCCCCTTCGTCGGCGGGCTGACTCCGGCGCTGGAGATCATCACCGAGGAGGCGCGGGCGGCGGCCGCCGCGACGGGCATCGAGGTGGGCGTCATCGTCGCCGCCTCCCGCACCCGCCACCCGCTCGACGCCCGGGTCCTGGCGCGGCTGGCGGCCCGGTTCGCCGGGGACGGGCCGGGGGACGTCGTCGGGTTCGGGCTGAGCAACGACGAGCGGCGCGGGGACACCGCCGAGTTCGCGCCGGCGTTCCGGATCGCCCGCCGGGCCGGCCTGCCCGGGGTGCCGCACGGCGGGGAGCTCCTCGGCCCCCGCCACATCCGGGACGTGATCGCCCACCTCAAGCCGGCCCGGCTCGGGCACGGGGTGCGGGCCGCCGAGGACCCGGACCTGCTCGCCCGGATCGTCGACGCCGGCATCGCGCTGGAGGTGTGCCCGGCGTCCAACGTCTCCCTGGGCGTCTACCCCGACGCGGCGGCGGTCCCGCTGGAGGCCCTGATGGCGGCCGGGGCCCAGCTCGCGCTCGGCGCGGACGACCCCCTGCTGTTCCTCGCCCGCCTGGTGGACCAGTACCGCATCGCCCGGGACGTGCACGGCCTCGACGACGCCGCGCTGGCGGACCTTGCGCGGATGTCGGTCCGGGCCTCCTTCGCCAGCGCGGACTCCAAGCGGGCCATGCTCGCCGACATCGACGCCTGGCTGGCCGCGGACGCCGCCGGCGGGGACCGGCAGGACGTCTCGGCGTGAGGCGCGCGGCCCGGGCAGGGGTGGGGCTGCCGGCAGGGCGCGTCGGCGTGACACGGCCGGCCGCCCCTGCCGGCTGGGCCGTGGCTGCGGGCGTACCGGAGGCTGCCGCCGGGGACGGCGTGCGGCGGCCGGCCCGACCTGGTCCCGCCCCGGTCCCGGGGCCGCGGGAGCTGCGGTGGGGCGACGTGCACGTGCGGGTCGAGCAGCTGGCCGGGGCCGACGCCCGCCGGGTGTTCGTCCTGGTCCACGGGGCGGGACTGTCGGCGCGGTACTTCCGGCGCGTCGCCGCACGCCTGCGCTCCGCCGGGGACGTCCTCCTCCTCGACCTGCCCGGAGCGCCGGGGCTGCCCGCTCCGCGGCGCCCGCTGTCGGTGGCCGGGCAGGCCGCCGTCGTCCACCGGGCGGTGCGGGCGTCCGGCGGCGGGGAGGTGGTCCTCGTGGGGCAGTCCATGGGTGCCCAGGTGGTCGTGGAGATGATGGCGCGCTGGCCGGGCTCCTACCGGGCGGGGGTGCTGGTGGGGCCGCCTGTCAACGCGGCCGAGCGCACGCTGCCCCGGCAGGTGCTGCGCTACCTCCAGACGGCGCTCCACGAGCCCGCCCGGATGTGGCAGGTGGCCGTCACCGACTACGCCCGCACCACGCCGCGGTGGCTGCTGGGCATGGTCACCGCGATGCTCGCCTACCCCATCGAGGCGCGCGTCGCCGGGATGGCCGCCGGTGCGGACCTGGTGCTGCTGCGTGGGGCGGCGGACCGGCTGGTCCCGGCGCCCTGGGTGGACGAGCTGGTGTCCCGGTCGGCCGCGCGGGCCGAGGCACGGACCGTGCCGGACGGCGCGCACACCCTGCTGCTGGACCACCCCGGCGCGGTCGTGGCCGCCGCGGCGGGCCTGGCCCGCGGGCTGCCGGCCGCGGTCGGCGACGCCCGCGGGGTGCCCGCCGTGGTGGGCAACGACGATGCCGCAGCGGCGGACCTCGCCCACGGGGTACCTGCCGCGGCCGGCAACGACGACGGCGACGCGGCCGCGCCACCCCGCGGCAGGTCCGCGGCCGGTCGGCTGCCATGACGGGCCGGGGCGGTGCTGGCCGCCGCCGGGCCGCACGGTGGCAGCCGGCCCGCCGGTGGCTGGCGGGGGCCCGGCCCCGGACATGGGCGGCGGACTACGCGTGGGCGGCGCGCCGGCTGGCCGGGGCCACCGCGGAGGACCTGCGCGCCCGGGCGGCCGGCCGGCGGGGGCTGCCCGGCGCGGCCGGCGCCGACCTCGCGCCCGGCGAGGAGGCGGGACGGCTCGCCGCCGGCCCGCGGGCGCCGGTCCTGCTCCTGCCCGGGATCTACGAGAGCTGGCGGTTCCTGTCCCCGCTGGCCGAGCATCTGCAGGCCGCCGGGCACGAAGTGCACGTCGTCGACGCTCTCGGGCTGAACCGGCGCGACGCGGCGGAGGGGGCCCGCCGCGCGGGGGCGTACCTGGCCGCGCGGGACCTGCGCGGCGTGGTGCTCGTGGCGCACTCCAAGGGCGGCCTGGTCGGCAGGGCCCTGATGCTCTCCCCCGACGGAGCCCGGGTGCGGGGCCTGGTGGCGGTGGCCACCCCGTGGCGCGGTTCGCCGTGGGCGTGGCTCTTCCCGCCGTTCACCGCCCTGGGGCACCTGGCCCCGACCGCCCGCGACATCCGGGCGGCCGGCCGCCGCCGTGAGGTGGACGCCCGGATCGTCTCTCTCTCCCCCGCCTGGGACCCGCACGTCCCGGGCGGGTCGCACCTGCCCGGCGCCCGGAACGTCGACCTCGCCGCCGCCGGGCACTTCCTGCCGCTGGCCGACCCAGTGGTCCTCGCAGAGATCACGACGGCGGTCGCCGAGCTCTCTGGCCGCTGAGCGGTCTATGAGGGTGAGGTCAAGAGGAGGGTTTCCTGGTCAGGTGCTTGACCTGAGGACCTGTGTTCCGGCATTGACGCCCAGCCGGAGCCCGCCATGCTCAGTAGCACCTCCAGGTGGTCCCATGCTTATGGCAACGAGGTGGTCCCATCACCCCGGCAAGTGATAGTGGGATGCCGGCGCACGGTCCCGGCGGGCGCAAGGTGGCAGTGCGCGAGGTCCGGAGGCGCGCCCGGCGCCCGGGCACCTGCTCCAACCGGCGACCTCAGCTCGAACTAGCGAACTGCGCCGCCGAGCAGTGCCCAGTTCGCCAGTCCGAGCCGAGTTCGCTAGTCAGAGCTAGCGAACTCGGCGCACAACCTTGACCTCGGCACGAACTAGCGATCTCGCGGCTGTCCATGGCCATGGCAAGGTCCCCGCTGGTGGCCAGGTGAGGTCTCCGATGGTGGCCAGGTAGAAGTCCCCACCCTCTGCTCGTGTCGTCATGTGAGCTTGGGGCCCTGAGCGGTGACGTGGCGGTGTCAGCCAGTCACCGACCACCGCTCCGGGAGTCCCCATTGAACGGCGGCGGCGCCCACCCGCGCGGCTGCCGCGGCGTGCCGCGGCGTCAGAGGTCGACGCCGACCAGCACCGGCTCGGGGACGAGGGTGATGCCGAACCGGTCCCGGACGCCGTCGCGAACGGTGCGGGCGAGGGCGAGGAGGTCGGCGGCGGCGGCACCCCCGCGGTTGGTCACTGCCAGGACGTGCTTGGTGGACAGGGCGGCCGGCCCCGGGGCGCCGAAGCCCTTGGCGAACCCGGCCCGGGAGATCAGCCAAGCGGCGGAGGTCTTGACCAGGCCGGGCACGGTGGGCGCCGCCGCCCCGATCTGGGCAACGCGGGTGTGGTCGGTGACCGGGAACCGGGGAGCGTCGGCGGGCAGGGCTGCGTCGGCCTGGGCGGTGGTGAGCACCGGGTTGGTGAAGAAGGAGCCGGCGGACCAGGTGTCGTGGTCGGCCGGGTCGAGGACCATGCCCTTGCCCCGGCGCAGCGCGAGGACGGCGGCGCGGACCTCGGCGGCGGGCACCCGGGCGCCGACCTCGACGCCCAGGGTCCGGGCCAGCTCGGCGTAGCGCACCGGCGCGGACAGCGTGGCCAGCCGGAGCTGGAAGCTCACCGCCAGGACCACGTACCGGCCGGTCGGGCCCCAGGTGCGGCCGCCGCCGTCGGCCGGGTCGGTGAGCGAGCGCTTGAGGATGCTGGTGCGGTAGCCCAGGCGGAGCTCGCCGACGGCGAGCATCCGGCTGCGCCGCTCGAGCCGGTCCCACACCCGCACCGCGGAGAGGGTCTCGGCGACCTCCTGGCCGTAGGCGCCGACGTTCTGCACCGGGGTGGCGCCGGTGGAGCC contains:
- a CDS encoding adenosine deaminase produces the protein MRDLTALPKAHLHLHFTGSLRISTLAELAAEQGIRLPGHLVDADPLRVPSSERGWFRFQRSYDTARAVVRSEAALRRVVREAVADDAAEGSHRLEIQVDPTSYAPFVGGLTPALEIITEEARAAAAATGIEVGVIVAASRTRHPLDARVLARLAARFAGDGPGDVVGFGLSNDERRGDTAEFAPAFRIARRAGLPGVPHGGELLGPRHIRDVIAHLKPARLGHGVRAAEDPDLLARIVDAGIALEVCPASNVSLGVYPDAAAVPLEALMAAGAQLALGADDPLLFLARLVDQYRIARDVHGLDDAALADLARMSVRASFASADSKRAMLADIDAWLAADAAGGDRQDVSA
- a CDS encoding alpha/beta fold hydrolase, whose protein sequence is MAAGVPEAAAGDGVRRPARPGPAPVPGPRELRWGDVHVRVEQLAGADARRVFVLVHGAGLSARYFRRVAARLRSAGDVLLLDLPGAPGLPAPRRPLSVAGQAAVVHRAVRASGGGEVVLVGQSMGAQVVVEMMARWPGSYRAGVLVGPPVNAAERTLPRQVLRYLQTALHEPARMWQVAVTDYARTTPRWLLGMVTAMLAYPIEARVAGMAAGADLVLLRGAADRLVPAPWVDELVSRSAARAEARTVPDGAHTLLLDHPGAVVAAAAGLARGLPAAVGDARGVPAVVGNDDAAAADLAHGVPAAAGNDDGDAAAPPRGRSAAGRLP
- a CDS encoding triacylglycerol lipase codes for the protein MTGRGGAGRRRAARWQPARRWLAGARPRTWAADYAWAARRLAGATAEDLRARAAGRRGLPGAAGADLAPGEEAGRLAAGPRAPVLLLPGIYESWRFLSPLAEHLQAAGHEVHVVDALGLNRRDAAEGARRAGAYLAARDLRGVVLVAHSKGGLVGRALMLSPDGARVRGLVAVATPWRGSPWAWLFPPFTALGHLAPTARDIRAAGRRREVDARIVSLSPAWDPHVPGGSHLPGARNVDLAAAGHFLPLADPVVLAEITTAVAELSGR
- a CDS encoding UDP-N-acetylmuramate dehydrogenase, encoding MSTPPTAAAAPAHERGDGAPAPDGAALALAALTTLRVGGPAGTYVEAGTEAELIEAVRAADDAGTPLLVLGGGSNLLVADAGFPGVVVRDARRGLDAVADSSCAGASLTVPAGQPWEDVVTTAVAEGWMGVEALAGIPGSTGATPVQNVGAYGQEVAETLSAVRVWDRLERRSRMLAVGELRLGYRTSILKRSLTDPADGGGRTWGPTGRYVVLAVSFQLRLATLSAPVRYAELARTLGVEVGARVPAAEVRAAVLALRRGKGMVLDPADHDTWSAGSFFTNPVLTTAQADAALPADAPRFPVTDHTRVAQIGAAAPTVPGLVKTSAAWLISRAGFAKGFGAPGPAALSTKHVLAVTNRGGAAAADLLALARTVRDGVRDRFGITLVPEPVLVGVDL